The stretch of DNA TTGAGGAAAATGCAATGACCACTGTTGGCCGGCCCTACCTCCCCAACCGGAAAAAGCTTGAAGGTTATCTCGACCAGGTATACGAATCCCAGTGGTTGACCAATAATGGCCCGCTTGTTCGCGAATTGGAGGAGCGCCTGGGAGATTACTTGGGGGTGGATAACCTCCTCTTGGTAGCGAATGGAACCCTTGCTCTGGAGGTGGCTCTTCGAACGTTTGGTATCTCAGGCGAAGCGGTTTCGACGCCGTTTACCTTTGTCGCTACCAGTGCAGCTATCCGCAACGAAGGCCTAGGCGTTCGTTACGCGGATATTGACCCGGAAACCCTAAATCTTGACCCGGCTAAGGTGGAGTCCGCCTGCGGCCCAGATACGCAAGCGCTTGTTCCCGTCCATGTCTATGGCAATCCCTGCGATGTCGAGGGCTTTGATGAGTTGGCACGGCGGAAGGGACTAAAGACGGTTTATGACGCTGCTCATGCTTTGGGTGTGAATTACGACGGCCACAGCGTGCTGCGTTGGGGAGATGCCGCGACGCTGAGCCTCCATGCGACAAAGCTCTTCCATACTGGCGAGGGCGGGGCCGTGGTCTTCCGCCGAGCGGAAGACCACGAACGGGCTCGCCGGTTGATCAACTTCGGCTTGGAGGCAGTGGATGGCTCCATCCCCGATGTAGGTATGAATGCCAAGATGAGTGAATTCCACGCCGCAGTGGGTCTTGCAATGCTGGACGATCTCCCGGCGATCTTGGAACACCGGAAGGCAGTGGGAGAGGCATACGAACGAGAGCTTGACGACTGGGTCAGCTTTCCTGCTTGGTCAAAAAGGGGCACACGGAATGGGGCGTACGCCCCAATCCTTTTGGAGACTCCCTCGGTGAGGGACAAGGTTAAAGCAGTGCTACAAAGCGAAGACGTAATAGCACGTTCCTATTTTTCACCGAGCCTGGATGAGACTGCAGCTTATCGAGCGGGTAACTTTTTCCCGGAATCCCAAGCCAAAGCGCTGCGTACGTTGTGCCTCCCTATTAACACCGGAATGGATTTTAATGACGTGAAGAAGATATCGCTTTGTATAAAGCGAGCGATAAACCAAGAACGAGAATGATTGGGCCCAAACTCCCGATCTGCCCGTAATAACACAGAAAATGAAGTCTTTGAGTTGCTTTTGTTTTTGGTCGATGGTGTTCCTTTCTAGTATGAGGACCACATGAAGCTAGCAATAATGCAGCCGTACTTTTTTCCTTATTTGGGTTATTTTCAGTTGGCGCACTCTGTTGATTCTTTTGTGGTCTATGACGATGTTCATTTCAGCAAAGGAGGTTGGGTTAATAGGAATTATATATTATCGCAGGCTGGCAGAAGTCTTCTAACGCTTAACCTGAGCGGTGCCAGCTCGAATCGCTTGATAAACGAAATTGCCGTTGGGGATA from Thiohalospira halophila DSM 15071 encodes:
- a CDS encoding DegT/DnrJ/EryC1/StrS family aminotransferase, encoding MTTVGRPYLPNRKKLEGYLDQVYESQWLTNNGPLVRELEERLGDYLGVDNLLLVANGTLALEVALRTFGISGEAVSTPFTFVATSAAIRNEGLGVRYADIDPETLNLDPAKVESACGPDTQALVPVHVYGNPCDVEGFDELARRKGLKTVYDAAHALGVNYDGHSVLRWGDAATLSLHATKLFHTGEGGAVVFRRAEDHERARRLINFGLEAVDGSIPDVGMNAKMSEFHAAVGLAMLDDLPAILEHRKAVGEAYERELDDWVSFPAWSKRGTRNGAYAPILLETPSVRDKVKAVLQSEDVIARSYFSPSLDETAAYRAGNFFPESQAKALRTLCLPINTGMDFNDVKKISLCIKRAINQERE